CGAGTCCGCGGTGCATCTACTCACCGGTCCGAAAGCCGATGACGTGCGCATCCTGGCCGGCGGTACCGACCTGCTGGTGCAATTGCGTTCGCAGACCCGCGGGCCGGGGCTGATCGTGGATGTGAAGCGCATCCCCCGGCTGATGGAAATCGGTTTCGACGGTTCGGAACTCAGGCTGGGTGCAGCGGTGTGCGGTGCTCGGCTCTCAGAGCACGAAGAATTCGCTCGGCTGTTTCCGGGGCTTGCCGAAGCCGCGAACCTGATCGGATCGACACAGGTGCAAGGACGCGCCTCGCTGGGCGGGAACCTCTGCAATGCTTCACCGGCGGCGGATTCAGTCCCGGCGCTGATCGCCCTTGGTGCCCAGTGCGTCGTGGCCGGACCGAATGGCGAGCGACGCGTACCGGTCAGCGAGTTCACGACGGGTCCAGGGCAGAACGCACTGGGGCCAGCCGAACTACTGGTCGAGCTTTGCATTCCGAAGCCCGCGCCGCGCTCCGCCGACGCCTATCTTCGCTTTACACCGCGAACCGAAATGGACATCGCCGTCGTCGGATCTGCCGTCAACCTGACGCTGGACGAGAAGGGAATCTGTACGTTCGCGCGCGTCGCTCTGGGCGCTGTGGGTCCAACGGCCTTCGAAGCCCCCTCGGTAGCCGAAGCGCTGCTCGGCTCAACGATCGATGAAGCCGCGCTTTCAGCCGCCGCTTCAGCGGCCAGCGCGGCGGCCAATCCCATATCGGACAAACGGGCGCCTGCCGAGTTCCGCCGCCGGATCTGCGGGGTACTGACGCGACGAGCGGCCGAAAAGGCGGCCGAGCGCGCGCGGAGAACTGAATCTTGAGCAAGCTGCACGTTCAGACACGGGTCAACGGAGAAGCATGTGAGTTTCTATGCGATCCACGACAGTCCCTGCTCGATTCACTGCGCGATGAACTGGGTTTGACGGGAACCAAGGAAGGCTGCACGACCGGTGATTGTGGCGCCTGTTCGGTGCTACTCGACGGTCGCCTCGTGTGCTCGTGTCTGGTTCTGGCCCCGGAAGCCGAAGGCCGAGAGATCACGACCGTCGAAGGCGTGGCGCAAGGCGAGGCACTGCACCCGGTGCAGAAGAAGATTCTCGAACACGCGGCCCTGCAATGCGGCGTGTGCACGCCCGGAATCGTGGTCGCCGCCAAGGCGCTGATCGACCGTCACCCGAACCCGACCGAGGAGCAGGCGCGCTACTGGTTGGCCGGAAATCTGTGTCGCTGCACCGGCTACGACAAGATCCTGCGCGCGGTATTGGATGCCGCTGCGGAGATGCGAGGCGAGGTCTGATGCGGACGGATCTGCGATGAGTCAGAAACGCAGCTTCCAACAAGTGGGAACGCGGCCCATCCGTCACGACGGCATCGACAAGGTGACCGGCCGAGCGAACTTCGGCGCAGATTTTTCACTACCCGGCATGCTCTGGGGGCGCGTCCTGCGCAGCCCGCACGCCCACGCGAAAATCCTTTCGATCGACACGACGAAGGCCGAGGCCAGCGAGGGGGTAAAGGCCGTGATCAGCGGCGTCGACTTCCCGGCGATCAGCCCGTCGAGCAGTGACGGTCAGACCGACT
This portion of the bacterium genome encodes:
- a CDS encoding xanthine dehydrogenase family protein subunit M, translating into MHLLTGPKADDVRILAGGTDLLVQLRSQTRGPGLIVDVKRIPRLMEIGFDGSELRLGAAVCGARLSEHEEFARLFPGLAEAANLIGSTQVQGRASLGGNLCNASPAADSVPALIALGAQCVVAGPNGERRVPVSEFTTGPGQNALGPAELLVELCIPKPAPRSADAYLRFTPRTEMDIAVVGSAVNLTLDEKGICTFARVALGAVGPTAFEAPSVAEALLGSTIDEAALSAAASAASAAANPISDKRAPAEFRRRICGVLTRRAAEKAAERARRTES
- a CDS encoding (2Fe-2S)-binding protein gives rise to the protein MSKLHVQTRVNGEACEFLCDPRQSLLDSLRDELGLTGTKEGCTTGDCGACSVLLDGRLVCSCLVLAPEAEGREITTVEGVAQGEALHPVQKKILEHAALQCGVCTPGIVVAAKALIDRHPNPTEEQARYWLAGNLCRCTGYDKILRAVLDAAAEMRGEV